The following coding sequences lie in one bacterium BMS3Abin08 genomic window:
- the mucD_4 gene encoding putative periplasmic serine endoprotease DegP-like precursor, giving the protein MKKKILLCLLVLFIGFFLGGITYYIISERVSPPKRTYYSPPDISKRVGDTSKAFSEVVDVVSPAVINISTTKTVKREAPSFLDDSFFDFFNPFHKSPRKWKEQSLGSGVVVSDDGYIVTNNHVIEHADEIKVTLYDRRVFKAKIVGVDPKTDIALIKINDKNLPTIPWGNSDNLKVGEFVLAIGNPFGLSNTVTMGIVSAVGRANVGIADYEDFIQTDAAINPGNSGGPLVNVHGELVGINTAIFSRSGGYQGIGFAVPSNMVRLVMEQLLKKGKVTRGWLGVTIQDLTPELAGTFGLSKTAGALVSDVFKGSPAQKAGIKRGDIIVELNGREVRSVSMLRNQVAQSKVGSEVELKYVRDKEKKRVKVLIAELPGEFTEVSSSAPEEDGNKGGLTGLSVTELTPAIARQLGVNANEGGVVVMEVDEGSPAREAGIKKGDIIQEVDRHKIRTYEDWKVAISRIGNTEMLVVFINRGGRRFYVAVKP; this is encoded by the coding sequence ATGAAAAAGAAGATACTGCTATGTCTATTAGTTTTATTTATAGGTTTCTTCCTTGGAGGGATTACCTATTATATTATAAGTGAGCGGGTAAGCCCACCGAAAAGAACTTACTATTCACCCCCTGATATCTCAAAAAGGGTTGGTGACACAAGCAAGGCCTTTTCCGAGGTTGTGGACGTTGTATCACCTGCTGTAATAAATATTTCAACAACAAAGACCGTCAAGAGGGAAGCCCCGTCTTTCCTTGACGATTCCTTTTTTGATTTTTTCAATCCCTTTCACAAGTCTCCGAGGAAATGGAAGGAACAGAGTCTCGGCTCCGGTGTTGTTGTCTCTGATGACGGATATATAGTGACCAACAACCACGTGATCGAACATGCTGATGAGATTAAGGTTACACTTTACGACAGGAGGGTTTTTAAGGCAAAGATTGTAGGGGTGGACCCCAAGACGGATATAGCCCTGATCAAGATTAACGATAAGAATCTTCCAACGATACCATGGGGCAACTCGGATAACCTTAAGGTCGGTGAGTTTGTGCTTGCTATCGGGAACCCCTTTGGGCTGAGTAATACGGTAACGATGGGAATCGTAAGCGCCGTTGGAAGGGCTAATGTAGGCATCGCAGACTACGAGGATTTCATCCAGACTGATGCTGCAATTAATCCCGGGAACTCCGGAGGGCCACTTGTTAATGTCCACGGGGAACTTGTTGGTATCAATACCGCAATATTTTCAAGAAGCGGGGGCTATCAGGGGATTGGATTTGCGGTACCAAGCAATATGGTCCGGCTGGTGATGGAACAACTTCTGAAGAAGGGCAAGGTGACCAGGGGATGGCTTGGAGTTACAATCCAGGATCTTACGCCTGAGCTGGCCGGGACATTCGGGCTTTCAAAGACCGCAGGAGCCCTCGTAAGCGACGTCTTTAAGGGCAGCCCTGCTCAAAAGGCAGGTATAAAGAGGGGGGATATCATTGTTGAGCTTAATGGCCGGGAGGTCAGGAGTGTGTCAATGCTTCGTAACCAGGTCGCCCAGAGCAAGGTCGGTTCAGAGGTGGAGTTGAAGTATGTGCGCGACAAGGAGAAAAAGCGGGTAAAGGTCCTGATTGCAGAGTTGCCGGGGGAGTTTACAGAGGTCTCTTCTTCTGCCCCGGAAGAGGATGGAAATAAAGGAGGCCTGACGGGACTTTCCGTCACTGAATTAACCCCTGCTATTGCCAGGCAACTGGGGGTTAATGCAAATGAAGGCGGTGTTGTTGTGATGGAAGTTGATGAAGGAAGTCCTGCCCGGGAGGCCGGAATAAAGAAGGGGGACATAATACAGGAAGTCGACAGGCATAAGATCAGGACTTATGAGGACTGGAAAGTGGCCATATCGAGGATAGGAAACACTGAAATGCTTGTAGTATTTATTAACAGGGGTGGAAGAAGGTTCTATGTGGCGGTGAAGCCGTAG